The following proteins are co-located in the Pedobacter sp. FW305-3-2-15-E-R2A2 genome:
- a CDS encoding bifunctional helix-turn-helix transcriptional regulator/GNAT family N-acetyltransferase codes for MNIYNTVGKMAIGSRLRRLSELMMDQAGEIYALYGIELQAKWFPVVYALSGGAEKSITQIAQEIGHSHPSVSTIVKEMVKQKIAKESPGKDDARKNFVKLTAKGLAIKESAKIQFEDVNSAVENMLGESQYNLWKAIEEWEFLLGQKSMLKRVEEEKKLRESKAVEIVPYNDSYQQAFKKLNQDWITTYFKMEEADFKSLDHPKEYILDKGGFIFIARYQGSPIGTCSLIKMDNNTFELAKMAVSDEAKGKGIGFMLGNALIQKAKEEGAKRLYLESNTILKPAINLYHKLGFKKVTGIPSPYERCNIQMELIF; via the coding sequence ATGAACATTTATAATACCGTTGGGAAGATGGCGATTGGAAGTCGCCTCCGCAGATTAAGCGAATTGATGATGGATCAGGCAGGGGAAATTTATGCATTATACGGAATCGAACTGCAGGCAAAATGGTTTCCTGTAGTTTATGCACTTTCTGGCGGAGCTGAAAAGTCCATCACGCAAATCGCACAGGAGATCGGTCACTCCCACCCCTCAGTAAGCACCATTGTTAAAGAAATGGTGAAACAAAAAATAGCAAAAGAAAGTCCGGGTAAAGACGATGCACGTAAAAACTTCGTAAAACTTACAGCCAAAGGACTTGCAATTAAAGAAAGCGCCAAGATCCAATTTGAGGATGTAAATTCTGCGGTTGAAAATATGCTTGGTGAAAGTCAGTATAACCTGTGGAAAGCCATCGAAGAATGGGAGTTTTTACTTGGTCAGAAGAGCATGTTAAAAAGAGTAGAAGAAGAAAAGAAATTGAGAGAAAGCAAGGCTGTAGAGATCGTACCCTACAATGACAGCTATCAGCAGGCATTTAAAAAGCTGAATCAGGATTGGATCACCACCTATTTTAAAATGGAAGAAGCCGATTTTAAGTCGCTGGACCATCCTAAAGAATACATACTGGATAAAGGAGGCTTTATTTTCATTGCACGCTATCAGGGAAGCCCTATAGGCACCTGCTCGTTGATCAAAATGGACAACAATACCTTTGAACTGGCCAAGATGGCGGTATCAGATGAAGCAAAAGGAAAAGGAATTGGCTTTATGTTAGGCAATGCATTAATTCAGAAAGCAAAAGAAGAAGGAGCTAAAAGATTATACCTGGAAAGTAATACCATTTTGAAACCGGCAATCAACCTTTATCACAAGCTGGGTTTCAAAAAAGTCACAGGAATTCCTTCTCCGTATGAACGATGTAATATCCAAATGGAGCTTATCTTTTAA
- a CDS encoding alpha/beta hydrolase — MQNNTEIKKMDKNRPSLIMRISKIFFKTIIGIVAIIAILLITTFLIHQVNSSIEADKIEDYGQKIKIFDGTMNITIEGHDPDTVVLLTGFGTASPRLDFEPLIRELDKKYTVITIEPFGYGLSSETNRERSLNNMSEEIHEVVKQLNLNRFILMGHSIAGLYSLAYINNYPGKAIAFVGIDTSVPTQPWPGYNSAPMDFLAKVGVMRAFLKFFGNEKPKEESEVHRFEQEHMITMKVTGNNTLHREATSLSNSFKDAQKLSFPKDLPVLLFADENSAVKGWTELHQAQANSVDKGKLILLPGSHYLHHTQSKRIVAELESFLGK; from the coding sequence TTGCAAAATAATACCGAAATTAAAAAAATGGATAAAAACCGTCCTTCGCTCATAATGAGAATATCAAAAATATTTTTTAAAACAATCATAGGAATTGTAGCCATAATCGCTATCCTACTCATCACGACATTCCTGATTCATCAAGTCAATTCAAGCATCGAAGCTGATAAAATTGAAGATTATGGTCAAAAAATAAAAATTTTTGACGGTACAATGAATATTACAATAGAGGGCCATGATCCAGACACGGTTGTGTTACTCACCGGATTTGGAACGGCAAGCCCAAGATTAGATTTTGAACCATTAATCAGAGAATTAGACAAAAAGTATACAGTGATCACGATTGAACCTTTTGGTTATGGATTGAGTAGTGAAACAAATCGTGAACGCAGTTTGAATAATATGTCGGAAGAAATCCATGAAGTTGTGAAACAATTAAATCTTAATCGTTTTATATTAATGGGGCATTCCATTGCTGGGCTTTACAGCTTAGCATACATTAACAATTATCCAGGTAAAGCAATCGCATTTGTAGGTATTGATACCAGTGTGCCAACACAACCTTGGCCGGGTTATAATTCGGCACCTATGGATTTTTTAGCCAAAGTAGGTGTAATGCGTGCATTTTTAAAGTTTTTTGGAAATGAAAAACCTAAAGAAGAATCAGAAGTACACCGTTTTGAACAAGAACATATGATTACGATGAAAGTAACCGGAAACAATACTTTGCACAGAGAAGCAACTTCATTGAGTAATAGTTTTAAAGATGCTCAAAAATTATCTTTCCCGAAGGATTTACCGGTTTTATTATTTGCAGACGAAAACTCAGCTGTCAAAGGCTGGACAGAACTGCATCAAGCGCAAGCCAACAGCGTGGATAAGGGAAAACTAATCTTATTGCCTGGTTCTCATTATCTACATCATACACAATCTAAACGAATTGTAGCAGAACTTGAGTCTTTTTTAGGAAAATAA